One window of the Carassius auratus strain Wakin chromosome 20, ASM336829v1, whole genome shotgun sequence genome contains the following:
- the LOC113121197 gene encoding YLP motif-containing protein 1-like isoform X3, with protein MHPSWGAYGGGPQPPPHFGPRPHQFRGAQPPVAVAAAAGGGGGGGGGGGYGAPSLPASSNFSSLHEQHLQQMQQLQQLHQKQLQSVLHHSGNTSSGSGPPYWQTSPNSFQDPSALRGPAGPPQPQLQPPPPDPQPPAPEPPSSLSPAVKTPAPAPQEQQEYWYQQHRQNLQKLKNEKAKQNQNSSNGSNAPAPPPPVEPPKSTPPPPPPKEEPPPPPPPEESKPSGITDTGDPAEAARLQQLQAAAAHWQHVQHQRASIQYQALMQEHAQLQHVLQQYQQVIQQPAHLQTMPFEMQLQHYEMQQQRFAPLYQEWDRHFNLWLEQFQTYPHKDQLHDYEAQWRQWQEQMNSTSAHLQERVTSLRAMQHQYGTAPSYGGLMGPYGQHRLPGPDGNMHLANPGLPSMPPPVKMDAMPGSSPQVPPPTGPVIPHGPSPAEPFPSPGSNSVSETSKTAGPPGLGVRPPGPPGSHGPPGPHGSHGPPGSHGPHGPPGPHGPQGRFDGPRFDGPRGPRFEQPFQQRFSAPPRFDGGQRFNRPPRGNPPHPGPPARPENPPRPNAPTRFERPPVPPQQPGYGAQSSPVPGVQTKQTSEKPDAPPVAQSQTGPEKNKSGQDQNIKKGGASTGPSLTDDILDSVDGFFIQSGPIPQTKDTTSDNITADTAKQDKVKEDTTKPSLPTKSPNTTNTNSQKPSSQPTLSKTNNVTNRPLQQAKPPHDKFKTDTPMEAPRGPHVMNQTGPPQVTRGRGRGQGPVPLRGRGRARGRGQYGGQMVDPNCQREIMSEDPYDHQQPEDVTHGEDQDSAWKDPSLEGPGEMDDQEAPHEMWHPEEEHFPEEYYEMPKERGPSVGHREHPDTTHPDENWEEEPQEYWEEEEPYWTERRPPMYGRPPFPPGGPRRPPFHPRFMLHGPRRPPPPGPPHGPPHMGPRGMMGPRFRRGLGPWGPPPPRHDMVERDMRPPAPHEILAREPAGPLGYEEEMDREPGWAHPRGRGLRRPPMPPHEMEIRRPPMRPPIPRERWHVPPPHEEENYEEEYPYGAEDDTYRRPTREYQDYKQDDECYGSREEWDREQPDQDFPPRRPPEHIREEHWLEGRERSFPYDDENRYREERRGPPYQERDRDPPYHSRSEWDRSPPPPARDYSHPVGETEPCYEHNTEPLAGLPAPQAQDTPLEQSSPSATKTVLALSQRQHEIILKAAQELKLIRELQESNKVLGEASNTESAGLPSELPAGILGLEIPPEVKSALQATNLLSETGQTNQSLEAGLPSSNQSTGFLHSSSPAPTASFIAKTVDYGHGRDPGATVERISYGERIVLRPAPPPSERSYEKELLGLRDPYYDRRSDPYGGPRDYDRDWERDPYREKPHLDYERERYERDRFLREERPPLGPRPGHRDRERDHPSRSSRDREVYNRASYDRSSYERSLEHYDHGSSSYGSDRRSYPDERPPPPTSLPPSAPVAPPRVEKKPETKNAEDILKPPGRSARPDRIVVIMRGLPGSGKSHVAKLIRDKEVECGGAPPRVLGLDDYFMTEVEKVEKDPDSGKRVKTKVLEYEYEPEMEDTYRSSMLKTFKKTLDDGFFPFIILDAINDKVKYFDQFWSAAKTKGFEVYLAEITTDHQTCAKRNIHGRILKDITKLASGWESAPPHMVRLDIRSLLQDAAIEDVEMEDFNPSEEEPKSEVKQEDDDETDLGYLPKSKWEMDTSEAKLDKLDGLAGGGKRKRETDVSGMEDFLQLPDDYASRMSEPGKKRVRWADLEEKKDADRKRAIGFVVGQTDWEKITDESGQLAQRALNRTKYF; from the exons ATGCATCCCTCCTGGGGCGCTTACGGAGGTGGACCCCAGCCTCCTCCACACTTCGGCCCGCGGCCTCATCAGTTTAGAGGAGCACAGCCTCcagtagcagtagcagcagcagcaggaggaggaggaggaggaggaggaggaggaggatatgGGGCTCCATCTCTTCCAGCGTCGTCAAATTTCTCTAGTTTACACGAACAGCATTTACAGCAAATGCAGCAGCTGCAGCAGCTCCATCAAAAGCAGCTGCAGTCGGTGCTGCATCACTCCGGCAACACCAGCAGCGGCAGCGGGCCTCCGTACTGGCAGACAAGCCCCAACAGCTTTCAAGACCCGTCCGCTCTGAGAGGTCCAGCCGGTCCACCTCAGCCCCAGCTCCAGCCTCCGCCGCCAGACCCCCAGCCTCCAGCTCCCGAGCCTCCTTCATCTTTATCACCTGCAGTGAAGACCCCAGCTCCAGCACCTCAG GAGCAGCAGGAATATTGGTATCAGCAGCACCGTCAAAATTTGCAGAAGCTGAAAAACGAGAAGGCTAAGCAGAATCAAAATTCATCTAATGGAAGCAATGCTCCTGCTCCACCGCCTCCAGTTGAACCCCCAAAGAGCACCCCACCACCCCCACCTCCCAAAGAGGAACCCCCTCCTCCCCCACCACCAGAGGAATCgaag CCCAGTGGGATCACTGATACAGGAGACCCAGCTGAAGCAGCACGTCTTCAGCAGCTGCAGGCGGCAGCTGCCCATTGGCAGCATGTACAGCATCAAAGGGCCAGCATTCAGTACCAGGCACTGATGCAAGAGCATGCTCAACTACAGCATGTCCTGCAACAGTACCAGCAGGTTATTCAGCAGCCAGCACATCTACAG ACAATGCCCTTTGAGATGCAATTGCAACACTATGAAATGCAGCAACAGCGATTTGCTCCCTTATACCAAGAGTGGGACAGGCATTTTAATTTGTGGTTGGAACAGTTTCAGACATATCCACACAAAGACCAGCTACATGATTATGAAGCCCAATGGAGACAATGGCAAGAGCAAATGAATTCaacttcagctcatctgcaagAGCGAGTCACATCTTTAAGAGCTATGCAGCATCAGTATGGTACAGCTCCTTCATATGGGGGCTTAATGGGACCATATGGGCAGCATCGACTCCCTGGACCAGATGGAAACATGCATTTAGCTAACCCAGGTCTTCCATCTATGCCTCCACCAGTTAAAATGGATGCCATGCCGGGGTCTTCACCACAGGTCCCACCACCAACTGGACCAGTTATTCCACATGGGCCATCACCTGCAGAACCTTTCCCATCTCCTGGGTCAAATTCTGTCTCTGAAACAAGTAAAACTGCTGGACCACCTGGATTAGGAGTTCGACCTCCTGGGCCCCCTGGGTCTCATGGGCCCCCTGGGCCTCATGGGTCTCATGGGCCCCCTGGGTCTCATGGGCCTCATGGGCCCCCTGGGCCTCATGGGCCTCAAGGAAGATTTGATGGCCCAAG GTTTGATGGTCCTAGAGGCCCACGGTTTGAACAGCCATTCCAGCAACGGTTTAGTGCACCACCTAGATTTGACGGTGGTCAGCGATTTAACCGACCTCCCAGAGGTAATCCTCCTCACCCTGGTCCTCCAGCAAGACCTGAGAACCCCCCTAGGCCGAATGCACCTACACGATTTGAAAGACCCCCTGTACCTCCTCAACAACCAGGGTATGGAGCGCAATCCAGTCCTGTCCCTGGggttcaaacaaaacaaacatcagaAAAACCTGATGCACCACCAGTTGCCCAATCTCAAACAGgtccagaaaaaaacaaaagtggtcaagatcaaaatatcaaaaaagGTGGGGCTTCCACTGGTCCATCACTGACAGATGACATATTGGACTCAGTGGATGGATTTTTTATTCAGAGTGGACCCATTCCTCAAACTAAGGATACTACATCGGACAATATCACTGCTGATACTGCAAAGCAGGATAAGGTAAAAGAAGATACTACTAAACCTTCCCTACCTACAAAAAGTCCAAACACCACCAACACAAACTCTCAGAAGCCAAGCTCACAACCAACATTGTCTAAAACCAACAATGTTACTAACAGGCCACTACAACAGGCAAAGCCTCCTCATGATAAGTTTAAAACTGATACACCTATGGAGGCTCCTAGGGGGCCACATGTGATGAATCAAACAGGTCCACCTCAGGTAACCCGAGGAAGGGGAAGGGGCCAAGGGCCAGTACCTCTCAGAGGCAGGGGCCGTGCACGTGGCCGAGGACAATACGGAGGACAAATGGTTGATCCCAACTGTCAGAGAGAAATTATGTCAGAAGATCCCTATGACCATCAGCAACCAGAAGACGTAACGCATGGAGAGGACCAGGATTCGGCTTGGAAAGACCCCTCTTTGGAAGGTCCTGGAGAGATGGATGACCAGGAAGCTCCCCATGAGATGTGGCATCCAGAGGAGGAACACTTTCCTGAAGAGTACTATGAAATGCCTAAAGAGAGAGGACCTTCAGTGGGTCACAGGGAGCACCCAGACACCACACATCCAGATGAAAACTGGGAAGAAGAACCACAAGAATACTGGGAGGAAGAAGAACCATACTGGACAGAGAGAAGACCTCCTATGTATGGTAGACCTCCTTTTCCTCCAGGTGGCCCCAGAAGACCCCCTTTTCATCCTCGATTTATGCTTCATGGACCAAGGCGCCCCCCTCCTCCTGGTCCCCCACATGGACCTCCTCACATGGGACCACGTGGGATGATGGGACCACGTTTCAGACGTGGTCTAGGCCCATGGGGACCACCACCACCCCGCCATGACATGGTGGAGCGAGACATGAGACCACCAGCACCTCATGAAATCTTAGCAAGGGAACCAGCTGGTCCTCTTGGATATGAAGAAGAAATGGACAGAGAACCTGGATGGGCTCATCCCCGAGGGAGAGGGCTGAGACGTCCTCCTATGCCTCCCCATGAAATGGAGATAAGACGACCTCCCATGAGACCCCCAATCCCAAGGGAGAGGTGGCATGTACCTCCACCACATGAAGAAGAAAATTACGAAGAAGAATACCCATATGGTGCTGAGGATGATACGTACAGAAGGCCAACTCGTGAGTATCAAGATTACAAACAAGATGATGAGTGTTACGGTTCTCGTGAGGAATGGGACAGGGAACAACCTGACCAAGACTTTCCACCACGTCGCCCCCCAGAGCACATTAGAGAGGAGCATTGGCTAGAGGGAAGAGAAAGGTCATTTCCATATGATGATGAGAATCGGTATAGAGAGGAGCGGAGAGGACCACCTTATCAGGAACGTGACAGGGATCCTCCTTATCACTCTCGTTCTGAATGGGATAGAAGTCCACCCCCACCAGCGAGAGATTACTCTCATCCAGTTGGAGAAACGGAGCCCTGTTATGAACATAACACAGAGCCGCTAGCTGGCCTGCCTGCACCTCAAGCTCAGGATACTCCACTTGAGCAATCTTCACCTAGTGCAACTAAAACTGTACTTGCTCTTTCTCAAAGGCAGCATGAGATCATTCTCAAAGCTGCCCAGGAGTTGAAATTGATAAG AGAACTCCAGGAAAGCAATAAGGTTTTGGGAGAAGCTTCAAACACGGAGTCAGCCGGGTTGCCTTCAGAACTTCCCGCTGGAATTCTTGGATTAGAAATTCCACCTGAAGTTAAAAGTGCTCTGCAG GCTACCAATTTATTGTCAGAAACGGGACAGACTAATCAGTCTTTGGAAGCTGGTTTGCCCTCTTCAAATCAATCTACAGGCTTCCTTCATTCTTCATCTCCTGCCCCCACAGCCTCATTTATTGCTAAAACAGTGGACTATGGGCATGGCCGTG ATCCTGGTGCAACAGTGGAAAGGATTTCTTATGGAGAGAGGATTGTGTTGAGGCCTGCTCCACCGCCATCGGAGCGATCTTATGAGAAAG AATTGCTTGGCCTCAGAGACCCATACTATGACAGAAGAAGTGACCCATATGGTGGTCCCAGAGATTATGACCGGGATTGGGAGAGAGATCCATACAGGGAGAAGCCCCATCTGGATTATGAGAGAGAAAGATATGAAAGGGACCGTTTCTTGCGAGAAGAACG ACCTCCACTTGGGCCTCGTCCCGGACacagggacagagaaagagaTCACCCAAGCCGCTCAAGCAGGGATCGTGAGGTTTATAACCGAGCAAGCTATGACAGGTCTTCCTATGAAAGGAGTCTTGAGCATTATGACCATGGATCTTCAAGCTATGGTA GTGATCGGAGGAGCTATCCAGATGAGCGCCCTCCACCACCCACATCCCTGCCCCCTTCTGCTCCTGTTGCGCCTCCTCGTGTAGAGAAGAAACCAGAGACAAAGAATGCTGAAGACATCCTCAAACCGCCAGGTCGATCAGCTCGGCCTGACAGG ATTGTGGTCATCATGCGTGGGTTACCTGGAAGTGGCAAAAGTCATGTTGCAAAGCTTATTAGG GATAAAGAGGTCGAATGCGGTGGTGCGCCACCCAGAGTTCTTGGTCTAGATGACTATTTCATGACTGAAGTAGAAAAAGTTGAGAAGGACCCTGATTCTGGGAAGCGCGTCAAAACCAAG GTtcttgaatatgaatatgaaccAGAAATGGAAGATACTTATCGAAGCAGCATGCTGAAGACATTCAAGAAAACACTGGATGATGGATTTTTCCCCTTCATAATACTGGATGCCATCAATGATAAAGTGAAGTACTTTGACCAGTTTTGGAGTGCTGCTAAAACAAAGGGTTTTGAG gtGTACTTGGCTGAAATCACCACTGATCACCAAACgtgtgcaaagagaaacataCATGGACGAATACTAAAGGATATTACAAAG CTGGCCAGTGGCTGGGAATCTGCACCACCACATATGGTACGACTAGACATCAGGTCTCTACTGCAGGATGCTGCGATTGAAGAT GTGGAGATGGAAGACTTCAACCCATCTGAAGAAGAACCAAAATCTGAAGTGAAACAGGAAGACGATGATGAGACTGATCTG GGATACCTTCCGAAAAGCAAATGGGAGATGGACACATCAGAAGCAAAGCTTG